The Henckelia pumila isolate YLH828 chromosome 2, ASM3356847v2, whole genome shotgun sequence genome includes a window with the following:
- the LOC140878416 gene encoding probable E3 ubiquitin-protein ligase ATL45 → MAYSLPKLTNVLSLLKKLYSQDHSCPCPAAAAAVSVFDQNSPAYCSICLNDICRGDTHRKLPQCMHSFHSRCIDAWFESHSTCPLCRIEVPPINSSIGEAHKKDLLGDFVSNFASLFEGFLEKFVDPGPNAAMSLLMYGEIRSGV, encoded by the coding sequence atggCGTATTCACTTCCCAAACTCACCAACGTTTTATCCCTTTTAAAGAAACTATACAGCCAAGACCACAGCTGCCCCTGCCCGGCCGCCGCCGCTGCGGTCTCCGTCTTCGACCAGAATTCTCCGGCCTATTGTTCCATATGCCTCAATGATATCTGCCGAGGCGATACTCACCGGAAACTGCCGCAGTGCATGCACTCCTTTCATTCGCGTTGCATCGATGCATGGTTCGAGTCTCATTCGACGTGCCCTTTATGCAGAATCGAAGTCCCTCCTATCAATTCTTCCATCGGTGAAGCTCATAAAAAAGATTTGCTGGGTGATTTTGTATCGAATTTCGCTTCGTTGTTTGAGGGTTTTCTTGAGAAATTCGTGGATCCTGGTCCCAACGCAGCCATGTCATTACTCATGTATGGAGAAATACGCTCCGGAGTTTAG
- the LOC140884165 gene encoding uncharacterized protein, whose amino-acid sequence MKCKKHPIDPSSGVGVCASCLRERLVAVVAAQVQAQRELLSQLGHQGCRKSDAQLPPFVFPRSVSPYVSHRKSDSAATWRIQGHHRRFYSTPQVGPNGFAAVVAAVEKDKKSGSKGRFSSVLQGIFRSKSGLDTGVSVDSIAASPSWFSMIVPGRRKKQVQTFSVEEYSSKAGRISDRGMSPSNVEEDEHCRDGSSGYSSESSQGWKQTPRRTPATRRCTGRTAAHSRNASGLAFCLSPLVRPSPNRKWSQKVAPPDMAIAGEVRAPPKPRLSAAPSFCKNRSRKLADFGKQSYNPPYPIH is encoded by the coding sequence ATGAAGTGCAAGAAGCATCCGATTGACCCCAGTAGCGGCGTCGGTGTATGCGCCTCCTGTCTCCGGGAACGCCTCGTCGCTGTTGTTGCGGCCCAGGTTCAAGCTCAGAGAGAGCTACTTTCTCAACTGGGTCACCAAGGTTGCCGGAAATCGGATGCCCAACTCCCGCCATTTGTGTTCCCTCGATCGGTTTCTCCTTATGTTTCCCACCGGAAGTCCGATTCCGCGGCGACGTGGCGGATTCAAGGCCACCATCGACGATTCTATAGTACGCCCCAGGTGGGTCCTAATGGGTTTGCAGCGGTGGTGGCTGCCGTAGAGAAGGATAAGAAGAGTGGTAGCAAGGGGAGATTTTCTTCGGTTTTACAAGGGATTTTCAGATCGAAATCGGGTTTGGATACGGGCGTGTCGGTCGATTCTATCGCGGCTTCTCCTTCTTGGTTCTCAATGATTGTTCCCGGTCGCCGGAAAAAGCAGGTCCAGACGTTTTCTGTGGAAGAGTACTCGAGCAAAGCCGGCCGGATCTCCGACCGGGGAATGTCGCCATCGAACGTGGAGGAGGACGAGCATTGCCGCGACGGATCGAGCGGATACTCCTCGGAGTCTTCCCAGGGGTGGAAGCAGACGCCGAGGAGGACACCAGCTACGCGGCGCTGCACAGGGAGGACGGCGGCGCACAGCAGGAACGCGTCGGGTTTGGCATTTTGCCTAAGCCCATTGGTTCGGCCCAGCCCGAACCGGAAATGGAGCCAGAAGGTTGCTCCGCCGGATATGGCGATCGCCGGAGAGGTGAGAGCACCGCCGAAGCCACGCCTCTCCGCCGCGCCGTCGTTCTGCAAGAATCGTTCCCGGAAGCTCGCGGATTTCGGTAAGCAGAGCTACAATCCTCCTTATCCCATCCACTGA